From a region of the Takifugu flavidus isolate HTHZ2018 chromosome 18, ASM371156v2, whole genome shotgun sequence genome:
- the si:dkeyp-69e1.8 gene encoding GTPase IMAP family member 9, with protein sequence MEMAALGSPSELRLVLLGQASAACTMLGLQEKQDGKSTPAKYTKEVAGKKVIVVSSLAWFNADSGPNEKKREILSFFNLSTPGPHAFLVCVSLKQPCNGEAQALDVLDQLFGPNAVSQCSFIIFTQTVELDEDESLEEYLGTWRKDVQELVRRCGNRYHILDPHSELADDAFCELVEKVEKVVKESGGQHFSCPLYQQLEKRVRERQVEIIKDKKLVISPEDELLEEELEAVREEAEQTIDFESLDMHCIFLPENISPLPSTTSFFWSSWEKLMGWMRWLPTLIRKEALAGALVGLFVGGPLGGMMGATLGSVATEVKRRRTQKNK encoded by the exons ATGGAAATGGCAGCGCTGGGGTCTCCCTCTG AACTGAGACTGGTGTTACTGGGCCAGGCATCAGCAGCCTGCACCATGTTGGGCCTTCAAGAGAAGCAGGATGGCAAATCTACCCCGGCCAAATACACAAAGGAGGTTGCAGGAAAAAAG GTGATAGTTGTCTCTAGTCTGGCTTGGTTCAACGCAGACTCTGGCccaaatgagaaaaaaagagagatattGTCCTTCTTCAACTTATCTACCCCTGGACCTCATGcttttctggtttgtgtgtccCTGAAACAACCATGCAATGGAGAGGCTCAGGCTTTGGATGTTCTGGACCAGTTGTTTGGACCCAATGCAGTCAGCCAGTGCTCTTTTATAATTTTCACCCAGACTGTGGAACTAGATGAAGATGAGTCCCTGGAGGAGTACCTTGGCACATGGCGTAAAGACGTGCAGGAGCTGGTGAGAAGATGTGGAAACCGTTACCATATCCTGGATCCCCACAGTGAACTAGCAGACGATGCTTTTTGTGAGCTGGTTGAGAAGGTGGAAAAAGTAGTGAAGGAAAGTGGGGGGCAACATTTCAGCTGTCCTCTGTACCAGCAGTTAGagaagagagtgagagaaagacaGGTAGAAATAATCAAGGATAAGAAACTGGTGATATCACCAGAGGATGAGTTACTAGAAGAAGAACTGGAAGCAGTCAGAGAAGAGGCAGAGCAGACCATAGATTTTGAGAGCCTAGATATGCATTGTATATTCCTCCCTGAAAATATTTCACCTCTTCCCTCTACGACCTCCTTCTTTTGGAGCTCCTGGGAGAAACTGATGGGCTGGATGCGTTGGCTACCTACTCTCATAAGAAAAGAGGCCCTGGCTGGAGCGTTAGTGGGTCTCTTCGTTGGGGGACCTTTGGGTGGAATGATGGGGGCCACCCTGGGGTCAGTGGCAACTgaggtgaagaggagaagaacccagaaaaataaataa